The Panicum hallii strain FIL2 chromosome 9, PHallii_v3.1, whole genome shotgun sequence genome has a window encoding:
- the LOC112873884 gene encoding putative disease resistance RPP13-like protein 1 isoform X1 — MHLAERLKDTRYLLVLDDYWRESWYDWHGKLKLPLLKGAVGSKIIVTTRSAEVARVLGTSTPYRLQHLQDEDCWRLFCYFSQGTEAHTYDFQDISRLREDVIRKCRGVPFVAVCLGLRVHQENDRSKWTAILHGENWDSTGHLIGALRLSYVQLDSHLKPCFAYSSVVPQNFLFEEEWLIQHWMAQGFIQPNPNESETIEDTARSYFRSLVGRSFFQTAHVDRTGERQSYSLSEMMRDLAIHVSGEDCKCSIIDGPYNIPEKVRYLTVVFNMLTSQDMFEVISGGKRLHTLIVVGGSDHFELKIPIDIGQRFIRLRALDLGNFCVTELPESIGELKHLRCLQLRNTKIRRLPESICDLYSLQTLGLTNCYYLEKFPCKIKNLRMMRHIDLVMARNGCRLEGMPKGIGLLIDLQTLSRFVVSSNTHKGNIAELGKLNKLRGELLISNLHLVESVQEAVLANLASKQFLQKLELSWSGNSKNAENILEHLKPPTKVKELTISGYTGMACPSWLGSSVYTNLVTVCLYDFKSCTELPPLGLLPALKNLHLKGWESLVYIDCSRFCGRSTPSFEHLEKLHLEMMDRLQLWDGDERCAFPKLLELVLENCCRLEQVSHSLPSLAKVTVEGSPNFRGLRSYPALKHLNVNASGEWIWGSWRSLSCPISVSLCKLPTVEFPSGLGRFHTCLQRLEISHCEQLVSIPEDWPPCNLSHLSVRHCPRLHELPRGIRRLKALEDMEIIACGQLACLPEMDGLTSLLRLEISDCGLIRSLPDKGLPSSVRVLSINSCPLLASSCLNEGRSAHHIKMNNILVWIDGREVPTSAR, encoded by the exons ATGCATCTAGCAGAACGGTTAAAAGACACAAGATACCTTCTTGTCCTAGATGACTATTGGAGAGAGAGCTGGTATGACTGGCATGGCAAGCTCAAACTTCCATTGTTGAAGGGTGCAGTAGGAAGCAAGATCATAGTGACGACAAGGAGCGCAGAAGTTGCTAGAGTTCTCGGTACATCAACACCATATCGGTTGCAGCATCTGCAAGATGAGGACTGCTGGCGGTTGTTCTGCTACTTCTCCCAAGGCACAGAGGCCCATACATATGATTTTCAAGATATTTCAAG ATTGAGGGAAGATGTTATACGGAAGTGTAGGGGTGTACCTTTCGTAGCCGTCTGTTTAGGCCTTAGAGTGCACCAAGAGAATGACAGAAGCAAGTGGACTGCTATTCTGCATGGGGAGAATTGGGATTCCACCGGTCATTTGATTGGAGCCCTCCGACTGAGCTATGTACAGCTAGATTCACATCTCAAGCCTTGTTTTGCATACAGCTCAGTTGTTCCACAAAACTTCTTGTTTGAGGAGGAATGGCTTATCCAGCATTGGATGGCTCAGGGCTTCATTCAACCTAATCCCAATGAAAGTGAAACAATTGAGGACACTGCAAGATCTTACTTCAGATCTTTAGTTGGCCGATCCTTTTTCCAGACGGCCCATGTTGATCGTACTGGGGAACGACAAAGTTACAGCTTATCTGAAATGATGCGAGATCTTGCCATACATGTCTCAGGTGAAGACTGTAAATGTTCTATTATTGACGGACCTTACAACATACCAGAGAAGGTCCGGTATTTAACAGTAGTCTTCAATATGCTGACCAGTCAGGACATGTTTGAGGTTATTTCTGGAGGCAAGCGCTTGCACACACTTATAGTTGTGGGTGGCTCTGATCATTTCGAGCTAAAGATCCCTATCGACATTGGGCAGAGATTTATAAGGCTACGTGCATTAGATTTGGGTAATTTTTGTGTAACCGAGCTGCCTGAATCAATTGGAGAATTGAAACATCTTCGGTGTCTCCAATTGCGAAACACCAAGATCAGACGGCTACCCGAATCAATTTGTGATCTTTACAGTCTCCAAACACTGGGCCTTACAAATTGCTATTATCTTGAAAAGTTTCCATGTAAAATAAAGAATCTTCGCATGATGAGGCATATTGATCTGGTAATGGCCCGCAATGGCTGCAGGTTGGAGGGCATGCCTAAGGGTATAGGTTTGTTGATTGATCTTCAGACACTGTCAAGATTCGTCGTAAGCTCCAACACTCACAAAGGCAATATTGCAGAGTTGGGTAAGTTGAACAAGCTCCGTGGGGAACTTCTCATTTCAAATCTGCACCTTGTTGAATCTGTGCAAGAAGCTGTACTGGCGAATTTGGCTTCCAAGCAGTTCCTCCAAAAGCTGGAGCTTTCATGGAGCGGCAACAGCAAAAATGCTGAGAACATTCTAGAGCACCTAAAGCCACCAACCAAGGTTAAGGAGCTTACCATTTCAGGTTACACGGGCATGGCATGCCCTAGCTGGCTTGGTTCTTCAGTGTACACAAATCTCGTCACTGTGTGCCTCTATGATTTTAAAAGTTGCACTGAGCTTCCTCCTCTTGGGTTGTTACCTGCTTTGAAAAATCTCCACTTGAAAGGTTGGGAAAGCTTGGTTTATATAGATTGCAGCAGATTTTGTGGTAGAAGTACGCCTAGTTTCGAGCATCTGGAGAAGCTACATTTGGAGATGATGGACAGGTTACAGCTCTGGGATGGGGATGAGAGATGTGCTTTTCCTAAACTTCTTGAGCTTGTTCTCGAGAACTGCTGCAGGCTGGAACAAGTGTCTCACAGTCTCCCTTCATTGGCAAAGGTAACAGTGGAAGGATCGCCTAATTTCCGTGGCCTTCGGAGCTACCCAGCTCTGAAGCATCTGAATGTGAATGCAAGTGGCGAGTGGATTTGGGGATCATGGCGCTCTCTATCTTGTCCTATATCCGTCTCCCTTTGCAAGTTGCCGACGGTTGAGTTCCCCTCAGGCTTAGGACGGTTCCACACTTGTTTACAACGCCTCGAGATCAGCCACTGCGAGCAGCTGGTGTCTATACCTGAGGACTGGCCACCGTGCAATCTGAGTCACCTGTCGGTAAGGCATTGCCCTAGGCTTCACGAGCTGCCAAGGGGCATTCGGCGACTGAAAGCCTTGGAAGACATGGAGATCATTGCTTGTGGGCAGCTTGCTTGCCTCCCGGAGATGGATGGTCTTACTTCACTGTTACGACTGGAGATTTCAGACTGTGGTTTAATTCGGTCCCTGCCAGACAAAGGGCTACCAAGTTCAGTGCGTGTGTTGAGCATTAACAGCTGCCCTCTGCTGGCATCGTCTTGCCTGAATGAGGGAAGAAGCGCACATCACATCAAGATGAACAACATTTTAGTATGGATTGACGGACGTGAAGTGCCCACTTCTGCACGATGA
- the LOC112873886 gene encoding guanine nucleotide-binding protein G(s) subunit alpha isoforms XLas, with the protein MGGHGGLNILPQKRWNVYNFDNREKVRNDEAAAAREEQLQREAERRRESDLRLAALRRNRGLLQADPDSPSAPPPPADAAGPAADPASDAPSASDADGDHINLFAGRADFTALASLSGGRGAAREREPDANAKPNPKKRKKEEEVRAVGPDEEKYRLGYGLAGKGVAVPWYMSSPAASAAKEGSARDAGEGSGGKRSGGKKSIEELREERRKREAKEKERERAVLAAAGRKERQADRGRQSRWAR; encoded by the exons ATGGGCGGGCACGGCGGGCTGAACATCCTGCCGCAGAAGCGGTGGAACGTCTACAACTTCGACAACCGCGAGAAGGTCCGCAAcgacgaggccgccgccgcccgcgaggAGCAGCTCCAGCGCGAGGCGGAACGCCGCCGCGAGTCCGACCTCCGCCTCGCCGCACTCCGCCGCAACCGCGGCCTCCTCCAGGCGGACCCGGACTCGccctctgctccccctccccCGGCCGACGCCGCGGGCCCCGCGGCGGATCCGGCGAGTGACGCCCCGTCCGCCTCCGACGCCGACGGCGACCACATCAACCTGTTCGCCGGCCGCGCCGACTTCACCGCCCTTGCCTCGCTTAGCGGCGGGAGGGGCGCCGCGCGGGAGCGGGAGCCTGATGCGAACGCTAAGCCAAACCCTAAGAAGCgcaagaaggaggaggaggtcaGGGCGGTGGGGCCCGACGAGGAGAAGTATAGGCTGGGTTACGGCCTCGCCGGCAAGGGCGTGGCGGTTCCCTGGTACATGTCGAGTCCGGCGGCTTCAGCGGCCAAGGAGGGGAGTGCCAGAGATGCAGGGGAAGGGAGCGGGGGGAAGAGGAGTGGAGGGAAGAAGAGCATCGAGGAGCtgagggaggagaggaggaagagggaggCCAAGGAGAAGGAGCGCGAGCGTGCCGTGCTGGCTGCTGCGGGGAGGAAGGAGAGGCAGGCAGATCGGGGGCGCCAGTCAAG ATGGGCTCGGTGA
- the LOC112877423 gene encoding uncharacterized protein LOC112877423 — MAARCGFFPLARLLLLVVLLGAVLHGGGAVARPLLGIAEPPASPGAAAAGPAGDAAQAGAGGGPDRSEAGGEVILAGFAAALIVVIVCYIRVTRENRSSGVGEKQGRLGGF; from the coding sequence ATGGCTGCCCGCTGCGGCTTCTTCCCATTGGCAAGGCTGCTCCTCCTGGTGGTTCTTCTTGGCGCCGTCCTTCACGGCGGTGGTGCGGTGGCCAGGCCGCTGCTGGGCATCGCCGAGCCGCCGGCCTCgccgggcgccgcggcggcgggaccGGCGGGAGACGCTGCGCAGGCCGGGGCAGGCGGCGGGCCCGACCGTTCCGAGGCCGGCGGGGAGGTGATCCTCGCCGGGTTCGCGGCCGCGTTGATCGTCGTTATCGTCTGCTACATCAGGGTCACCAGGGAGAACCGCAGCAGTGGAGTCGGAGAGAAGCAGGGAAGATTAGGAGGGTTCTAA
- the LOC112873884 gene encoding putative disease resistance protein RGA3 isoform X2 — translation MSAMMQRMCWMNTPMKFNVVRLREDVIRKCRGVPFVAVCLGLRVHQENDRSKWTAILHGENWDSTGHLIGALRLSYVQLDSHLKPCFAYSSVVPQNFLFEEEWLIQHWMAQGFIQPNPNESETIEDTARSYFRSLVGRSFFQTAHVDRTGERQSYSLSEMMRDLAIHVSGEDCKCSIIDGPYNIPEKVRYLTVVFNMLTSQDMFEVISGGKRLHTLIVVGGSDHFELKIPIDIGQRFIRLRALDLGNFCVTELPESIGELKHLRCLQLRNTKIRRLPESICDLYSLQTLGLTNCYYLEKFPCKIKNLRMMRHIDLVMARNGCRLEGMPKGIGLLIDLQTLSRFVVSSNTHKGNIAELGKLNKLRGELLISNLHLVESVQEAVLANLASKQFLQKLELSWSGNSKNAENILEHLKPPTKVKELTISGYTGMACPSWLGSSVYTNLVTVCLYDFKSCTELPPLGLLPALKNLHLKGWESLVYIDCSRFCGRSTPSFEHLEKLHLEMMDRLQLWDGDERCAFPKLLELVLENCCRLEQVSHSLPSLAKVTVEGSPNFRGLRSYPALKHLNVNASGEWIWGSWRSLSCPISVSLCKLPTVEFPSGLGRFHTCLQRLEISHCEQLVSIPEDWPPCNLSHLSVRHCPRLHELPRGIRRLKALEDMEIIACGQLACLPEMDGLTSLLRLEISDCGLIRSLPDKGLPSSVRVLSINSCPLLASSCLNEGRSAHHIKMNNILVWIDGREVPTSAR, via the coding sequence ATTGAGGGAAGATGTTATACGGAAGTGTAGGGGTGTACCTTTCGTAGCCGTCTGTTTAGGCCTTAGAGTGCACCAAGAGAATGACAGAAGCAAGTGGACTGCTATTCTGCATGGGGAGAATTGGGATTCCACCGGTCATTTGATTGGAGCCCTCCGACTGAGCTATGTACAGCTAGATTCACATCTCAAGCCTTGTTTTGCATACAGCTCAGTTGTTCCACAAAACTTCTTGTTTGAGGAGGAATGGCTTATCCAGCATTGGATGGCTCAGGGCTTCATTCAACCTAATCCCAATGAAAGTGAAACAATTGAGGACACTGCAAGATCTTACTTCAGATCTTTAGTTGGCCGATCCTTTTTCCAGACGGCCCATGTTGATCGTACTGGGGAACGACAAAGTTACAGCTTATCTGAAATGATGCGAGATCTTGCCATACATGTCTCAGGTGAAGACTGTAAATGTTCTATTATTGACGGACCTTACAACATACCAGAGAAGGTCCGGTATTTAACAGTAGTCTTCAATATGCTGACCAGTCAGGACATGTTTGAGGTTATTTCTGGAGGCAAGCGCTTGCACACACTTATAGTTGTGGGTGGCTCTGATCATTTCGAGCTAAAGATCCCTATCGACATTGGGCAGAGATTTATAAGGCTACGTGCATTAGATTTGGGTAATTTTTGTGTAACCGAGCTGCCTGAATCAATTGGAGAATTGAAACATCTTCGGTGTCTCCAATTGCGAAACACCAAGATCAGACGGCTACCCGAATCAATTTGTGATCTTTACAGTCTCCAAACACTGGGCCTTACAAATTGCTATTATCTTGAAAAGTTTCCATGTAAAATAAAGAATCTTCGCATGATGAGGCATATTGATCTGGTAATGGCCCGCAATGGCTGCAGGTTGGAGGGCATGCCTAAGGGTATAGGTTTGTTGATTGATCTTCAGACACTGTCAAGATTCGTCGTAAGCTCCAACACTCACAAAGGCAATATTGCAGAGTTGGGTAAGTTGAACAAGCTCCGTGGGGAACTTCTCATTTCAAATCTGCACCTTGTTGAATCTGTGCAAGAAGCTGTACTGGCGAATTTGGCTTCCAAGCAGTTCCTCCAAAAGCTGGAGCTTTCATGGAGCGGCAACAGCAAAAATGCTGAGAACATTCTAGAGCACCTAAAGCCACCAACCAAGGTTAAGGAGCTTACCATTTCAGGTTACACGGGCATGGCATGCCCTAGCTGGCTTGGTTCTTCAGTGTACACAAATCTCGTCACTGTGTGCCTCTATGATTTTAAAAGTTGCACTGAGCTTCCTCCTCTTGGGTTGTTACCTGCTTTGAAAAATCTCCACTTGAAAGGTTGGGAAAGCTTGGTTTATATAGATTGCAGCAGATTTTGTGGTAGAAGTACGCCTAGTTTCGAGCATCTGGAGAAGCTACATTTGGAGATGATGGACAGGTTACAGCTCTGGGATGGGGATGAGAGATGTGCTTTTCCTAAACTTCTTGAGCTTGTTCTCGAGAACTGCTGCAGGCTGGAACAAGTGTCTCACAGTCTCCCTTCATTGGCAAAGGTAACAGTGGAAGGATCGCCTAATTTCCGTGGCCTTCGGAGCTACCCAGCTCTGAAGCATCTGAATGTGAATGCAAGTGGCGAGTGGATTTGGGGATCATGGCGCTCTCTATCTTGTCCTATATCCGTCTCCCTTTGCAAGTTGCCGACGGTTGAGTTCCCCTCAGGCTTAGGACGGTTCCACACTTGTTTACAACGCCTCGAGATCAGCCACTGCGAGCAGCTGGTGTCTATACCTGAGGACTGGCCACCGTGCAATCTGAGTCACCTGTCGGTAAGGCATTGCCCTAGGCTTCACGAGCTGCCAAGGGGCATTCGGCGACTGAAAGCCTTGGAAGACATGGAGATCATTGCTTGTGGGCAGCTTGCTTGCCTCCCGGAGATGGATGGTCTTACTTCACTGTTACGACTGGAGATTTCAGACTGTGGTTTAATTCGGTCCCTGCCAGACAAAGGGCTACCAAGTTCAGTGCGTGTGTTGAGCATTAACAGCTGCCCTCTGCTGGCATCGTCTTGCCTGAATGAGGGAAGAAGCGCACATCACATCAAGATGAACAACATTTTAGTATGGATTGACGGACGTGAAGTGCCCACTTCTGCACGATGA
- the LOC112872676 gene encoding vesicle-associated protein 1-3-like, giving the protein MAASCDLLDVDPPELQFPFVLDKQISCPLRLTNRTDNTLAFKVKTTSPRKYCVRPNNGVVPPRFSCTVVVTMQAQKVVPPDLQCKDKFLVQSVIVGDGLASKDITSQMFVKEGGNVVEEVKLKVAYVMPPEPQSEIAEEHDGLERILVPMQRNVDNGRSTSELSSGSVSLRSAEEVGSPVGRIVKSEEFLKAAGPALETKIYPGPAEQSNQLSAIIAKLTEEKNSALEQNRKLRDELELVRREASKQQGSFSLVLLIAIGLLCIILGYLVNK; this is encoded by the exons atggCCGCCTCCTGCGACCTCCTCGACGTCGACCCGCCGGAGCTTCAGTTCCCGT TCGTGCTCGACAAGCAGATCTCCTGCCCCCTGCGGCTCACCAACAGGACCGACAATACCCTCGCCTTTAAG GTCAAGACGACGAGCCCCAGGAAGTACTGCGTGCGGCCCAACAATGGCGTCGTACCCCCACGGTTCTCCTGCACAGTTGTAG TTACGATGCAAGCGCAGAAGGTGGTGCCTCCGGATTTGCAGTGCAAGGACAAATTCTTGGTGCAGAGCGTGATCGTCGGTGATGGCTTGGCGTCCAAGGACATAACCTCGCAAATG TTCGTGAAAGAAGGGGGTAATGTGGTTGAGGAGGTGAAGCTGAAGGTTGCTTATGTGATGCCACCTGAACCACAATCAGAGATTGCAGAGGAGCACGATGGTTTAGAGAGAATTTTAGTGCCTATGCAGCGTAATGTGGACAATGGAAGGAGTACTTCAGAGCTGTCGAGTGGCTCTGTGTCTTTGAGATCAGCTGAG GAGGTGGGATCACCTGTTGGGCGAATTGTGAAGAGTGAGGAGTTCCTGAAGGCTGCAGGACCTGCTCTG GAAACAAAAATATATCCGGGACCTGCTGAACAATCCAATCAG CTGTCAGCTATAATTGCAAAACTGACTGAAGAAAAGAATTCTGCACTTGAGCAAAATAGAAAGCTTCGAGATGAATTG GAACTTGTAAGGCGCGAAGCCAGTAAACAGCAAGGCAGCTTCTCGCTGGTTCTCTTAATAGCTATTGGGCTACTGTGCATCATTCTGGGTTATCTTGTAAATAAATGA